One genomic region from Candidatus Eisenbacteria bacterium encodes:
- a CDS encoding THUMP domain-containing protein translates to MRSAPAAPTWNLLVTSIEGQRDALRAELMRLARFRRGGYPNVLVSTVDDPVRFIDTLGETYATSDRLRAALGKAIPIDRTLRLEDPAGFLGAVTAALDPFVERLLGATFFVRICRRGHRGTIDSTGAERELGARLVDALQRRGESPHVRFTDPDVVVLIETLRDEVGIALIDRALRTRHAFVRAR, encoded by the coding sequence GTGAGATCCGCTCCCGCCGCTCCGACCTGGAACCTGCTCGTCACGTCGATCGAGGGGCAGCGCGACGCGTTGCGCGCCGAGCTGATGCGGCTCGCGCGCTTTCGCCGCGGTGGCTACCCGAACGTGCTCGTGTCGACGGTGGACGATCCGGTGCGCTTCATCGACACGCTCGGCGAGACGTACGCCACGTCGGATCGGCTCCGCGCCGCGCTCGGCAAGGCGATCCCGATCGATCGGACGCTCCGCCTCGAAGATCCCGCCGGGTTCCTCGGCGCCGTGACGGCCGCGCTCGACCCCTTCGTCGAGCGCCTGCTCGGTGCCACCTTCTTCGTGCGGATCTGCCGCCGCGGGCACCGCGGCACGATCGACTCGACCGGCGCCGAGCGCGAGCTCGGCGCGCGCCTCGTGGATGCCCTCCAGCGCCGGGGCGAGAGCCCGCACGTGCGCTTCACCGACCCCGACGTCGTCGTCCTCATCGAGACGTTGCGCGACGAGGTCGGCATCGCGCTCATCGATCGGGCGCTCAGAACGCGACATGCCTTCGTGCGGGCGCG